In Candidatus Polarisedimenticolaceae bacterium, one genomic interval encodes:
- a CDS encoding carbon starvation CstA family protein: protein MSLPLIAGAFLVLLALGYRFYGAFVARRLALDDSRPTPAHTRRDGTDFEPTKPFYLFGQHFSAIAAAGPIAGPILACDAFGWLPCLLWIGFGVVFVGAVHDFASLAGSVRHDASSVAQIASRWLGPSAGRAMMAFIWIALVYVIVAFTDMTAAAFVSGTDELEAAGRTFNPGGAVAAASVMYLGVAVAMGLVGRWLAPPLWISTVVFVPLAFGAAWAGTWVSHLLVLDHAGWTLLIVGYCVVASLTPVRYLLQPRGYLGGFILYAAIGAGVLGIFFGGHAVVQPAFKTWDTGGFAGALFPFLFVTIACGACSGFHGLVCSGTTSKQIDRESHCRPVGFGAMLAEAFVALIALATVMIATSDAVRGVAPGKIYGEGIGRFLTLVVGEENLAVATTFGAMAFSTFVFDTLDVAMRLGRYLVQELTGLRGRAGALAATLVTALPPALVLTAAGSGGWRSFWTLFGASNQLLAALTLVALTVWFRRTGRSGWFTAIPSAFVLVITVWALGAIVWAQGRRSSGFDAAAFNAAAAAALLALAGYVALAAVRALRAKPSPSTEAPPISRGA, encoded by the coding sequence GTGAGCCTGCCCCTGATCGCGGGGGCGTTCCTGGTCCTGCTCGCCCTCGGGTACCGCTTCTACGGGGCGTTCGTCGCGCGCCGCCTCGCCCTGGACGATTCGCGCCCGACGCCCGCGCACACGCGACGCGACGGCACCGATTTCGAGCCGACGAAGCCCTTCTACCTCTTCGGGCAGCACTTCTCCGCGATCGCGGCGGCCGGACCGATCGCCGGCCCGATCCTCGCGTGCGACGCCTTCGGGTGGCTTCCGTGCCTGCTGTGGATCGGGTTCGGCGTGGTCTTCGTGGGCGCGGTCCACGACTTCGCGAGCCTGGCCGGCTCGGTGCGCCACGACGCCTCGTCGGTGGCGCAGATCGCCTCCCGATGGCTCGGGCCAAGCGCGGGGCGCGCGATGATGGCGTTCATCTGGATCGCCCTGGTCTACGTCATCGTCGCGTTCACCGACATGACGGCCGCGGCGTTCGTCTCGGGGACCGACGAGCTCGAGGCGGCGGGACGCACCTTCAACCCGGGGGGGGCGGTCGCCGCCGCGAGCGTGATGTACCTCGGCGTGGCGGTGGCGATGGGGCTCGTCGGGCGGTGGCTCGCGCCGCCGCTCTGGATCTCGACGGTCGTGTTCGTCCCGCTCGCCTTCGGCGCGGCGTGGGCGGGGACGTGGGTGTCCCACCTGCTGGTCCTCGACCACGCCGGCTGGACCCTGCTGATCGTCGGCTACTGCGTCGTCGCCTCGCTCACGCCGGTGCGCTACCTGCTGCAGCCGCGCGGGTACCTCGGCGGGTTCATCCTGTACGCGGCGATCGGGGCGGGCGTCCTCGGGATCTTCTTCGGCGGTCACGCGGTCGTGCAGCCCGCGTTCAAGACCTGGGACACGGGCGGGTTCGCGGGGGCGTTGTTCCCGTTCCTCTTCGTCACGATCGCCTGCGGGGCGTGTTCGGGGTTCCACGGGCTCGTCTGCTCGGGGACGACCTCGAAGCAGATCGACCGGGAGTCGCACTGCCGTCCCGTGGGGTTCGGGGCGATGCTCGCGGAGGCGTTCGTCGCGCTGATCGCGCTCGCGACGGTGATGATCGCGACGAGCGACGCGGTGCGGGGCGTGGCGCCCGGGAAGATCTACGGGGAGGGAATCGGGCGGTTCCTCACGCTCGTGGTCGGCGAGGAGAACCTCGCCGTCGCGACGACGTTCGGCGCGATGGCCTTCTCGACGTTCGTCTTCGACACCCTCGACGTCGCGATGCGGCTCGGTCGTTACCTCGTGCAGGAGCTGACGGGGCTTCGGGGAAGGGCGGGAGCCCTCGCGGCGACGCTCGTGACGGCGCTCCCCCCCGCGCTCGTCCTGACGGCCGCCGGCTCCGGGGGATGGCGCTCGTTCTGGACGCTGTTCGGCGCCTCGAACCAGCTCCTCGCGGCGCTGACGCTCGTCGCCCTGACGGTGTGGTTCCGCCGCACCGGCCGCAGCGGCTGGTTCACCGCCATCCCCAGCGCGTTCGTCCTCGTGATCACCGTGTGGGCGCTCGGCGCGATCGTGTGGGCCCAGGGGCGCCGCTCGTCGGGGTTCGACGCCGCGGCGTTCAACGCGGCGGCGGCGGCGGCGCTCCTCGCCCTTGCGGGCTACGTGGCGCTCGCGGCGGTCCGTGCGCTCAGGGCGAAGCCTTCGCCGTCGACGGAGGCTCCACCCATTTCCCGTGGCGCTTGA
- a CDS encoding YciI family protein: protein MTLWARTIVVTALPADAAPAIERHVEHLRALRREGRLRVAGSFRNDDGFLDIFEAKDLLEAEALARSSPLVEEGLCAWTVREWREIEGGP from the coding sequence ATGACGCTCTGGGCGCGCACGATCGTGGTGACGGCGCTGCCGGCGGACGCCGCGCCCGCGATCGAGCGGCACGTGGAGCACCTCCGCGCCCTGCGCCGGGAGGGGCGCCTTCGCGTCGCCGGGTCGTTCCGGAACGACGACGGCTTCCTGGACATCTTCGAAGCGAAAGACCTCCTCGAGGCGGAGGCGCTGGCGAGGTCGAGCCCCCTGGTCGAGGAAGGACTGTGCGCGTGGACGGTCCGGGAGTGGCGCGAGATCGAGGGCGGTCCGTGA
- a CDS encoding MBL fold metallo-hydrolase, with translation MATLSFFGATGTVTGSKYLLEHRGFRMLVDCGLFQGLKDLRLRNWAEPPFDVGTLDLVVLTHAHLDHTGWLPRLLKFGYAGRVVCTPATRDLCGIILPDSGHLQEEDARYLNWRGASKHKPALPLYTEADARDALERLDPHPWSRPLQVHDAVTIRFLPAGHIVGAAFIEVVLKKAGRDGGDRTVVFSGDLGRNGQPILPDPSPLPACDHLLLESTYGNRDHPEEDPKDVLLRVAMETIQAGGTLLIPSFAVGRTQHLLWLLRELRHEGRLPTDVPIYMDSPMAIEATRITLDHPEAVDGEMRRANSHGADPLGLENGVKCASTVEDSKRLNDIRYPAIIISASGMAEGGRILHHLFFKLPDHRTTVLFVGYQGVGTRGRALQDGVKELRMHGRTVPVRARVATIDGLSAHADRGEILGWLAGAERSPARVHLVHGEPDARDALADLLKERRGIGANRPDYASRVEIE, from the coding sequence ATGGCAACCCTCTCGTTCTTCGGCGCGACCGGCACCGTGACCGGTTCGAAGTACCTGCTCGAGCACCGGGGGTTCCGGATGCTCGTGGACTGCGGCCTGTTCCAGGGGCTCAAGGACCTGCGCCTCCGGAACTGGGCGGAGCCGCCGTTCGACGTCGGCACGCTCGATCTCGTCGTTCTCACGCACGCCCACCTCGACCACACGGGGTGGCTCCCGCGGCTGCTGAAGTTCGGGTACGCAGGGCGCGTCGTCTGCACCCCGGCGACCCGCGACCTGTGCGGGATCATCCTCCCCGACTCGGGGCACCTGCAGGAAGAGGACGCGCGGTACCTGAACTGGCGCGGCGCCTCGAAACACAAGCCGGCGCTGCCGCTGTACACCGAGGCCGACGCGAGGGACGCGCTCGAGCGGCTCGACCCGCATCCCTGGAGCCGGCCGCTCCAGGTGCACGACGCCGTCACGATCCGGTTCCTTCCCGCCGGACACATCGTCGGCGCCGCCTTCATCGAAGTCGTCCTCAAGAAGGCTGGGCGCGACGGCGGTGACCGGACGGTCGTCTTCTCGGGGGACCTCGGCCGCAACGGCCAGCCGATCCTCCCGGACCCCTCGCCCCTCCCCGCGTGCGACCACCTGCTGCTCGAAAGCACGTACGGCAATCGGGATCACCCCGAGGAGGACCCGAAGGACGTGCTCCTCCGCGTCGCGATGGAGACGATCCAGGCGGGGGGAACGCTCCTGATCCCGTCGTTCGCCGTCGGACGCACGCAGCACCTGTTGTGGCTTCTGCGCGAGCTCAGGCACGAGGGGAGGCTCCCGACCGACGTCCCGATCTACATGGACAGCCCGATGGCGATCGAGGCGACGCGCATCACGCTCGACCACCCCGAGGCGGTCGACGGCGAGATGCGCCGCGCCAACTCGCACGGCGCCGACCCGCTCGGCCTGGAAAACGGCGTGAAGTGCGCGAGCACCGTCGAGGACTCCAAGCGCCTGAACGACATCCGCTACCCCGCGATCATCATCTCGGCCTCGGGGATGGCGGAAGGCGGCCGCATCCTGCACCACCTGTTCTTCAAGCTCCCCGACCATCGCACGACGGTGCTGTTCGTCGGGTACCAGGGCGTGGGCACCCGCGGTCGGGCGCTGCAGGACGGCGTGAAGGAGCTCCGGATGCACGGCCGCACGGTTCCCGTCCGCGCCCGGGTCGCGACGATCGACGGCTTGTCCGCGCACGCCGACCGGGGGGAGATCCTCGGCTGGCTCGCCGGCGCCGAACGCTCTCCCGCGCGCGTGCACCTCGTGCACGGCGAGCCGGATGCGCGCGACGCCCTCGCGGACCTGCTGAAGGAGCGGCGGGGGATCGGGGCGAATCGCCCCGACTACGCCTCCAGGGTCGAGATCGAATGA
- a CDS encoding SelT/SelW/SelH family (seleno)protein, translating to MRVQIEYCTSUGYLPKAAGLAAELKKKFDVDAELVPSSGGVFEISVDGAKVFSKKELGRFPVEGEVDEIFRAR from the coding sequence ATGCGCGTTCAGATCGAATACTGCACCTCCTGAGGGTATCTCCCCAAGGCCGCCGGTCTGGCGGCCGAGCTGAAGAAGAAGTTCGACGTCGACGCCGAGCTGGTCCCGTCCTCGGGAGGGGTTTTCGAGATCTCCGTGGACGGCGCCAAGGTGTTCTCGAAGAAGGAACTGGGTCGTTTCCCCGTCGAGGGCGAGGTCGACGAGATCTTCCGCGCCCGCTAG
- a CDS encoding proline dehydrogenase family protein, producing MSLLDRAVVHGLPFVPKPIVGMFSKRYIAGPRMQDAFRVARELEGEGAMSTIDILGEFIKNLDEGDANADQYIDLVRRIAGERFADVNVSVKLTALGLTLDKARCLANMRRLMAVAREAGLFVRIDMEDSPWTDVTCEIYRTLRSEFPGKVGVAIQSRLRRTMDDVESLTAEPANFRLCKGIYLEPRPIAWTDPELIRRNFTLALERMLERGAYVGIATHDEQLVWEALRLVRRFGLTRERYEFQMLLGVDEELRRILLGAGHRLRVYVPYGERWYAYSVRRLRENPQIAKHALRAILKGA from the coding sequence ATGAGCCTGCTCGATCGCGCGGTCGTCCACGGTCTGCCGTTCGTCCCCAAGCCGATCGTCGGCATGTTCTCGAAGCGGTACATCGCGGGGCCGCGGATGCAGGACGCCTTCCGCGTCGCCCGGGAGCTCGAGGGCGAGGGGGCGATGTCGACGATCGACATCCTCGGCGAGTTCATCAAGAACCTCGACGAAGGGGATGCCAACGCCGACCAGTACATCGACCTCGTCCGTCGCATCGCCGGCGAGCGCTTCGCGGACGTCAACGTCTCGGTGAAGCTGACCGCGCTCGGCCTCACCCTCGACAAGGCGCGATGCCTCGCGAACATGCGCCGGCTGATGGCGGTGGCCCGGGAGGCGGGGTTGTTCGTCCGGATCGACATGGAAGACTCGCCGTGGACCGACGTCACCTGCGAGATCTACCGGACGTTGCGCTCCGAGTTCCCGGGGAAGGTCGGCGTGGCGATCCAGTCGCGCCTGCGGCGGACGATGGACGACGTCGAGTCGCTCACCGCCGAGCCCGCGAACTTCAGGCTGTGCAAGGGAATCTACCTCGAGCCGCGCCCGATCGCGTGGACCGACCCGGAGCTGATCCGGCGGAACTTCACGCTCGCCCTCGAGCGGATGCTCGAGCGCGGGGCCTACGTCGGGATCGCCACCCACGACGAGCAGCTGGTGTGGGAAGCGCTGCGCCTGGTGCGCCGCTTCGGCCTCACCCGCGAGAGGTACGAGTTCCAGATGCTGCTCGGGGTGGACGAGGAGCTGCGGCGGATCCTGCTCGGGGCCGGGCACCGTCTGCGCGTGTACGTCCCTTACGGCGAGCGCTGGTACGCGTATTCGGTGCGGCGGCTGCGCGAGAACCCGCAGATCGCCAAACACGCGCTGCGGGCGATCCTCAAGGGAGCCTGA
- a CDS encoding DUF2231 domain-containing protein, giving the protein MHLLHPALVHFAIAFLVAGGLAESIGILASRERAERFGAILVVLGTLVLVPTVASGFLALNVVTLHAGSEEAMGAHERMGIVLLGTFLALALWKGWHRGRIPEAQRPIYAIALLGGVAMGIGTAWLGGAVVYAHGVGVRLP; this is encoded by the coding sequence ATGCACCTCCTCCATCCGGCTCTCGTCCACTTCGCGATCGCCTTCCTCGTCGCCGGCGGCCTCGCGGAATCGATCGGGATCCTCGCGAGCCGCGAGCGTGCCGAACGGTTCGGCGCGATCCTCGTGGTCCTCGGCACGCTCGTCCTGGTCCCGACGGTCGCGAGCGGCTTCCTGGCGCTCAACGTCGTGACGCTGCACGCGGGGTCGGAAGAGGCCATGGGCGCCCACGAGCGGATGGGTATCGTGCTGCTCGGGACCTTCCTGGCGCTGGCGTTGTGGAAGGGCTGGCACCGGGGACGGATTCCCGAAGCCCAGCGGCCGATCTACGCGATCGCGCTCCTGGGCGGCGTCGCGATGGGGATCGGCACCGCGTGGCTGGGCGGCGCCGTCGTCTACGCGCACGGGGTGGGCGTCAGGCTCCCTTGA
- a CDS encoding DnaJ C-terminal domain-containing protein codes for MTSNRDYYEVLGVGRSATEKEIKAAYRKLARKFHPDVNPGDSGAEDRFKEVAEAFAVLGDPDKRARYDRGGREAFGTGFDPFAGMSREQAEAFDFGGFSDLFESLFGSAARGARPRGRARGGDLEFEMTIPFVQAITGHTIEVTIPRGGARGAGERVKVRIPPGIEDGARVRVAGRGEAGHGGGTAGDAYLRVHVEPHPLFRRDGPHLLCEVPVGIVKATLGGRVDVPTLDGRATIEIPPATRSGQKLRLRGRGVPAHGSRRAGDLLVVVQIVPPKDLDARSKALLEELATRHPGA; via the coding sequence ATGACGTCGAATCGCGACTACTACGAGGTGCTCGGAGTCGGCCGGTCCGCGACCGAGAAGGAGATCAAGGCCGCCTACCGGAAACTCGCGCGCAAGTTCCATCCCGACGTGAATCCCGGAGACTCGGGGGCCGAGGATCGTTTCAAGGAGGTCGCGGAGGCGTTCGCCGTGCTCGGCGATCCGGACAAGCGCGCCCGGTACGATCGCGGCGGTCGCGAGGCGTTCGGCACCGGCTTCGATCCCTTCGCCGGCATGAGCCGCGAGCAGGCCGAGGCGTTCGACTTCGGCGGCTTTTCGGATCTGTTCGAGTCGCTGTTCGGGAGCGCCGCCCGCGGCGCGCGTCCCCGAGGTCGTGCGCGAGGCGGCGACCTCGAGTTCGAGATGACGATCCCCTTCGTGCAGGCGATCACCGGTCACACGATCGAGGTGACGATTCCCCGCGGGGGCGCGCGCGGCGCCGGCGAACGGGTCAAGGTGCGGATCCCTCCCGGGATCGAGGACGGGGCCCGCGTCCGGGTGGCGGGCCGGGGCGAAGCGGGGCACGGCGGCGGCACCGCCGGGGATGCCTACCTCCGCGTGCACGTGGAGCCGCACCCGCTGTTCCGGCGGGACGGCCCGCACCTGCTGTGCGAGGTCCCCGTGGGCATCGTGAAGGCCACCCTCGGCGGCCGCGTGGACGTCCCGACGCTCGACGGCAGGGCGACGATCGAGATCCCGCCGGCGACGCGCAGCGGGCAGAAGCTGCGGCTGCGCGGACGCGGCGTTCCCGCGCACGGCTCCCGCAGGGCCGGGGACCTCCTCGTCGTGGTGCAGATCGTGCCGCCCAAGGACCTGGACGCGCGGTCGAAGGCGCTGCTCGAGGAACTGGCGACGCGGCATCCGGGGGCGTGA
- a CDS encoding peptidyl-prolyl cis-trans isomerase, whose amino-acid sequence MRRSFARTAPAVLVAFVVFLAACGGAKEPAPAAEGRDAAPGGAPEAEPVQLPPDTVIAEVNGRPIKSRRLLQEIEMTKMRMRAQGRAVQPDAEVALRQAALEAFIANELIRQDAEKTGIQASEEEIAQELQGARTGFPDEQAFRKFLAEAQLTDADLRNEATLRVITRKYMKSVAGNAAVPEAEVKKFYDANPEMFREPEKVRAQIVVVLSKPDDAEPLKADARKRIEEARKRALAGEDFAAIAKEYSQVPNAGNGGDLGWFHRGETANPVFPRIEDLGFSTPVGQITPIFDTPTGLNFMKITEKQPARVLPFDDVKARLALDMGRAKDAAAVQQKVQQLSQAAQVKIVDEAFLKPAVPAAAPTGAAPGGTQPPPAAK is encoded by the coding sequence ATGCGCCGCTCGTTCGCCCGAACCGCGCCGGCGGTTCTCGTCGCGTTCGTCGTTTTCCTGGCCGCCTGCGGCGGCGCGAAGGAGCCGGCCCCGGCGGCCGAAGGTCGGGACGCGGCTCCGGGCGGGGCCCCCGAAGCCGAGCCGGTGCAACTGCCTCCCGACACCGTGATCGCGGAGGTGAACGGCCGGCCGATCAAGTCGCGCCGCCTGCTCCAGGAAATCGAGATGACCAAGATGCGCATGCGTGCGCAGGGACGCGCGGTGCAGCCCGATGCCGAGGTGGCGCTCCGCCAGGCGGCGCTCGAGGCGTTCATCGCCAACGAGCTCATCCGCCAGGACGCGGAGAAGACGGGGATCCAGGCCAGCGAGGAGGAGATCGCGCAGGAGCTCCAGGGCGCCCGGACGGGCTTTCCGGACGAGCAGGCGTTCCGGAAGTTCCTCGCCGAGGCCCAGCTCACCGACGCCGATCTCCGCAACGAGGCGACGCTGCGCGTGATCACGCGCAAGTACATGAAGTCCGTCGCCGGCAACGCCGCGGTCCCCGAGGCCGAGGTGAAGAAGTTCTACGACGCGAATCCCGAGATGTTCCGCGAGCCCGAGAAGGTCCGCGCGCAGATCGTGGTCGTCCTGTCCAAGCCGGACGACGCCGAGCCCCTCAAGGCCGACGCGCGCAAGCGGATCGAGGAGGCCCGCAAACGCGCCCTCGCCGGCGAGGACTTCGCCGCGATCGCCAAGGAGTACTCCCAGGTGCCCAACGCCGGCAACGGGGGCGACCTCGGCTGGTTCCACCGCGGCGAGACGGCGAACCCGGTCTTCCCGCGGATCGAGGATCTCGGCTTCTCGACGCCGGTCGGTCAGATCACGCCGATCTTCGACACCCCCACGGGCCTGAACTTCATGAAGATCACCGAGAAGCAGCCGGCCCGCGTGCTCCCCTTCGACGACGTCAAGGCCCGGCTCGCGCTCGACATGGGGCGCGCCAAGGACGCCGCCGCGGTCCAGCAGAAGGTGCAGCAGCTCAGTCAGGCCGCGCAGGTGAAGATCGTCGACGAGGCGTTCCTGAAGCCGGCGGTTCCCGCCGCGGCCCCGACGGGCGCCGCCCCGGGCGGGACGCAACCGCCTCCCGCGGCGAAGTAG
- a CDS encoding MATE family efflux transporter, which produces MNPRGIEPWTGTRVELKRLFGLAWPVSVAYIGSVSLSTVDTVMAGRLGAETMAAVALGALWHVAVSIVAFGAARALDPVVAQAFGAGDRRGVGLGLSRGVAMGMLLAVPIATMLAFAGPGLRLLGQPDALIPDAAGYALARVAGVPALMGFVVVRQFLAALGRMREATVAVLAANLVNVFLNWVLMYGNLGAPRLGAVGCALASAAGEWFMLAAIVRLARPILRDHWPGAAGMFELRPLGRLLAIGVPLGLTFALEVWAFHAAGLMMGVFGARAIAAHAVAMNLATLSFMLPNGLAAATATRVGNLVGASLPWSRTAWTAVAAGAAMMTLPAGLFVFLPGLLTGLYTSDPEVVALAAVLLPLAGAFQLFDGTQVVCFGALRGAGDVHLPAVANVVGYWALGLPIGAWLAFRHGSGPAGVWQGLVISLAVVAAILLLRLAAVVRRGASRVRLDGSGSSS; this is translated from the coding sequence ATGAACCCCCGCGGCATCGAGCCCTGGACCGGCACGCGCGTCGAGCTCAAGCGGCTGTTCGGCCTCGCCTGGCCGGTCTCGGTCGCCTACATCGGGAGCGTGTCGCTCTCGACGGTCGACACCGTCATGGCGGGCCGGCTCGGCGCGGAGACGATGGCGGCGGTCGCGCTCGGGGCGCTGTGGCACGTCGCGGTGAGCATCGTCGCCTTCGGGGCGGCGCGGGCCCTGGATCCGGTCGTCGCCCAGGCGTTCGGCGCGGGGGACCGGCGCGGCGTGGGGCTCGGCCTGAGCCGTGGCGTCGCGATGGGGATGCTGCTCGCGGTCCCCATCGCCACGATGCTCGCGTTCGCCGGGCCGGGGTTGAGGCTGCTCGGCCAGCCCGACGCCCTGATCCCCGATGCCGCGGGGTACGCCCTCGCGAGAGTCGCCGGGGTCCCCGCCCTCATGGGGTTCGTGGTGGTCCGGCAGTTCCTGGCGGCCCTGGGGCGCATGCGCGAGGCGACGGTCGCCGTGCTCGCGGCGAACCTCGTCAACGTCTTCCTGAACTGGGTCCTCATGTACGGGAACCTGGGGGCGCCCCGACTCGGCGCCGTGGGGTGCGCGCTCGCGAGCGCGGCGGGGGAGTGGTTCATGCTCGCGGCCATCGTGCGCCTCGCGCGCCCGATCCTGCGCGACCACTGGCCCGGGGCGGCCGGGATGTTCGAGCTCCGGCCGCTCGGACGGCTGCTGGCGATCGGCGTTCCGCTCGGGCTCACCTTCGCCCTCGAGGTGTGGGCCTTCCACGCGGCGGGCCTGATGATGGGCGTGTTCGGCGCGCGCGCGATCGCGGCGCACGCGGTGGCGATGAACCTCGCGACCCTGTCGTTCATGTTGCCCAACGGGCTCGCCGCGGCGACCGCGACGCGGGTGGGGAACCTGGTCGGTGCGTCCTTGCCCTGGTCGCGCACCGCGTGGACCGCCGTCGCGGCGGGGGCCGCCATGATGACCCTGCCCGCCGGGTTGTTCGTGTTCCTCCCGGGCCTTCTGACCGGGCTCTACACCTCCGATCCCGAGGTCGTGGCGCTCGCCGCGGTGCTGCTCCCCCTGGCGGGGGCGTTCCAGCTGTTCGACGGGACGCAGGTGGTCTGCTTCGGCGCGCTGCGCGGCGCGGGGGACGTCCACCTCCCGGCGGTCGCCAACGTCGTGGGGTACTGGGCGCTCGGGCTTCCGATCGGCGCCTGGCTGGCGTTCCGTCACGGGTCGGGGCCGGCGGGGGTCTGGCAGGGGCTCGTGATCTCCCTCGCGGTCGTCGCGGCGATCCTCCTGCTCCGGCTCGCCGCCGTCGTCCGCCGCGGAGCGTCGCGGGTTCGGCTCGACGGGTCGGGGTCCTCCTCGTAA
- a CDS encoding Smr/MutS family protein: MTDDEPPPDEVEIPIEDHLDLHAFAPRDVTGVVESYLEAAIERGFSEVRLIHGKGIGVQRAAVRRLLDRHPGVAGYRDDDALRGGWGATIVILRRER; the protein is encoded by the coding sequence ATGACCGACGACGAGCCGCCCCCCGACGAGGTCGAGATCCCGATCGAGGACCACCTCGACCTCCACGCGTTCGCGCCGCGCGACGTGACCGGGGTGGTGGAGTCGTACCTCGAGGCGGCGATCGAGCGGGGTTTCTCCGAGGTGCGCCTCATCCACGGAAAGGGGATCGGGGTGCAACGGGCCGCCGTGCGGCGCCTTCTGGACCGTCATCCGGGCGTGGCGGGGTACCGCGACGACGACGCCCTGCGCGGCGGATGGGGGGCGACGATCGTGATCCTGCGCCGGGAACGTTGA